One part of the Acinetobacter sp. XS-4 genome encodes these proteins:
- a CDS encoding serine hydrolase, with the protein MKITKMSLLFTGLFVSSVACAEYSCQQLELKDCPTTVDKKLPDPHDMLTWTQQQRVVGFRNTFRSYDGSVFHPDKKNILALPKLKNSIKNKDIHYSVDGKNYNLNDYLKNQSVAGLIILKDGKVAYEYYGQGNNETTLWTSRSVAKSIVATLIGVAIQQGKIKSVDDPIIQYLPDLKETAWEKVSLKQLLQHTSGVEWNENYKDPNSDFAKMTYCEAAKDPDACVYKNVKNLKSKYEPGTVWSYSTGGAYLVGKVLEAATHENIAKYLEDNVWKRVGMEREGVWQSYTRNQVDMGGHGFNATLRDYARFGQFILNDGRVSNGDKMLPEGWTTQATEWNQAKGSVSENYPNGIYGFQWWNSHAKKGSPLTTQNSDATFWGLGIFGQMLAINPKDKIVMMQWSTWETAMPSAQLDNEKSLFFNAVTQHLTQQK; encoded by the coding sequence ATGAAGATTACAAAAATGAGCCTATTGTTCACAGGTCTATTCGTCAGTAGTGTCGCTTGTGCTGAATATAGCTGTCAGCAGTTAGAACTAAAAGACTGTCCAACTACAGTAGATAAAAAATTACCTGATCCACATGATATGTTGACATGGACACAACAACAAAGGGTCGTTGGCTTTCGAAATACCTTCCGCAGTTATGATGGCAGTGTTTTTCACCCTGATAAGAAGAACATACTTGCGCTACCAAAATTAAAGAACAGCATAAAAAATAAGGATATCCATTACTCGGTAGATGGGAAAAACTATAATTTAAATGATTACTTAAAAAACCAAAGTGTGGCAGGTCTAATTATATTAAAAGATGGCAAAGTTGCTTACGAATACTACGGACAAGGCAATAATGAAACAACTTTATGGACTTCACGTTCAGTTGCAAAATCTATTGTGGCAACACTGATTGGAGTTGCTATTCAACAAGGTAAAATCAAATCGGTAGATGATCCCATCATTCAATATTTACCTGATTTGAAAGAAACTGCTTGGGAAAAAGTATCATTAAAACAACTGTTACAACACACCTCAGGTGTTGAGTGGAATGAAAACTATAAAGATCCAAATTCAGATTTTGCAAAAATGACCTATTGTGAGGCTGCTAAGGATCCAGATGCTTGTGTCTATAAAAATGTGAAAAATTTGAAATCTAAATATGAACCAGGAACGGTATGGTCATATAGCACAGGTGGTGCATATCTGGTGGGTAAAGTCTTAGAAGCCGCAACACATGAAAATATTGCTAAATATCTCGAAGACAATGTCTGGAAACGGGTCGGTATGGAGAGAGAAGGTGTTTGGCAGTCTTATACCCGCAATCAAGTTGACATGGGTGGCCATGGGTTTAATGCAACTTTACGTGATTACGCACGTTTCGGACAATTTATATTGAATGATGGGCGCGTTTCTAATGGAGACAAAATGCTACCCGAAGGTTGGACTACACAAGCAACTGAATGGAATCAAGCGAAAGGTTCGGTATCTGAAAATTATCCAAACGGGATATATGGTTTTCAATGGTGGAATTCACATGCCAAAAAAGGTTCACCATTAACGACTCAAAATTCTGATGCAACTTTCTGGGGGCTGGGCATCTTTGGACAAATGCTAGCCATTAACCCTAAAGATAAGATTGTGATGATGCAATGGAGTACATGGGAAACTGCAATGCCTTCAGCTCAGCTTGATAATGAAAAAAGCTTATTTTTTAATGCGGTAACTCAGCATCTTACCCAGCAAAAATAA
- a CDS encoding carbohydrate porin produces MYISKQGCIGTLVLLYSISANAEVSLKDNFKFTANFIDLAMYSQESAVDDNFTNSAGLFLNTEIKLANENYDLGILKAQYVFNGLNDDAQLNTSNNWFGGVGSYIGGAIAANDLASSQLSLLTWDKYWNDKKLYTSVGRTNLRRYFLYNNCQNILLCTDPIKGAMGSLPTNYAYWGGYAKYNLSNNIYMHAGVFEVNTDDYVYKKKGLDFSFHHQLGFTQVYGVGYKDKNSKAELLYFYNNSEYRNAYTQEKYNGTDGLNFRFNHDFNNQNIPTVFGAYSYIDEKNQPYKNYWELGLSYKINQGKNHLGVKFGQSQLNDDYVLMTEKINGNNNKTTSFLSLDTDINYKRLTLSPFVQYIWNPDNYYRSTGKTFNNNVIVGLVTQIKLY; encoded by the coding sequence ATGTATATATCTAAACAAGGATGTATAGGTACACTCGTGCTTTTATATAGCATAAGTGCAAATGCAGAAGTTAGCCTAAAAGATAATTTTAAGTTCACAGCTAATTTTATTGATTTAGCGATGTATAGCCAAGAAAGTGCTGTAGATGATAATTTTACTAATTCAGCAGGCTTGTTTTTAAATACTGAAATTAAATTGGCGAACGAAAATTATGATTTAGGTATTTTAAAAGCACAATATGTATTTAATGGGTTAAATGATGATGCACAACTAAATACCTCAAACAATTGGTTTGGAGGAGTTGGAAGTTATATCGGTGGTGCAATTGCTGCCAATGATTTGGCTTCATCTCAACTCAGTTTGCTGACTTGGGATAAGTACTGGAATGATAAGAAACTCTATACTTCCGTTGGGCGTACTAACCTAAGACGGTATTTCCTCTATAACAATTGTCAAAATATTCTGTTGTGTACTGACCCGATTAAAGGAGCAATGGGTTCATTGCCTACCAACTATGCTTATTGGGGTGGTTACGCCAAATATAATTTATCAAACAATATCTATATGCATGCGGGAGTTTTTGAGGTAAACACAGATGATTATGTCTATAAGAAAAAAGGATTAGATTTTTCCTTTCATCATCAACTAGGTTTCACCCAAGTGTATGGTGTCGGATATAAAGATAAAAATAGTAAAGCAGAGTTGTTATATTTTTATAATAATTCTGAATATCGTAATGCATATACTCAAGAAAAATATAATGGTACAGATGGTTTAAACTTTAGATTTAATCATGATTTTAATAATCAGAATATCCCAACTGTATTTGGTGCTTACTCATATATTGATGAGAAAAACCAACCTTATAAAAATTATTGGGAACTTGGGTTAAGCTATAAGATTAATCAAGGGAAAAATCATTTAGGTGTGAAGTTTGGTCAGTCTCAGCTCAATGATGATTATGTTTTAATGACAGAGAAAATTAATGGTAATAATAATAAAACAACCTCTTTTCTTTCTTTAGATACCGATATTAATTACAAACGCCTAACCCTAAGCCCATTCGTACAATATATCTGGAACCCAGATAACTACTACCGCTCTACAGGAAAAACCTTCAACAATAATGTGATTGTGGGTTTAGTCACTCAAATTAAGCTCTACTAA
- a CDS encoding TetR/AcrR family transcriptional regulator → MPHIDLPFRALSVLHTSRYLFNKYGFHNVGVDRIVESAKIPKATFYNYFHSKERLIQMSLTFQTDGLKQEVISIIHIQKELTLVEKLRKLYFLHADLDRLYHLPFKAIFEIAKTHPKAYQVVVDYRNWFINEIYKLLLTTNENASKQDAHMFLFVIDGAMVQLLDPNKPDERKRLLEYFLLGFG, encoded by the coding sequence ATGCCACATATAGATCTCCCATTTCGTGCTTTAAGCGTACTGCACACTTCCCGCTATCTTTTTAATAAATACGGCTTTCACAATGTCGGGGTAGACCGAATTGTTGAGTCGGCGAAAATCCCAAAAGCGACTTTTTATAACTACTTTCACTCAAAAGAAAGGCTAATTCAAATGAGCTTAACCTTTCAAACAGATGGTCTTAAACAAGAAGTGATTTCAATCATTCATATTCAAAAAGAATTAACCCTAGTTGAAAAACTGCGCAAGCTTTACTTTTTACATGCCGATTTAGACAGGCTTTATCATTTGCCTTTTAAAGCTATTTTTGAAATTGCGAAAACACATCCAAAGGCCTATCAGGTGGTCGTTGACTACCGAAATTGGTTTATTAATGAAATCTATAAACTGCTTTTAACAACGAATGAAAATGCTTCAAAACAAGATGCACACATGTTTTTGTTTGTGATTGATGGAGCAATGGTTCAGCTTTTAGACCCCAATAAACCAGATGAAAGAAAGCGGTTGCTTGAGTATTTTTTGCTGGGGTTTGGGTAA
- a CDS encoding HD domain-containing protein: protein MKTKRIGSYHWMQATNGQLSFKEKIKLIQKIMLPSVMASIKINYFRFKTSHDFDIDQIVIPDTQMVKVALDELEAKANISIYNHSWRTYFWGAALGNIQKQQFDHESLLIASLFHDIGLTEQHIHSKGCNCFTYESAKQFELKAKEHSFDEKKSEVIRDAICLHMNGYIDHSDPAEITLLQQGASCDVISDGLYKLPLSFRNEILEKYPRKQFNKEFIELIDLERKSVPNSRTALLSELGLPLMIKSNFFKE, encoded by the coding sequence ATGAAAACTAAAAGAATTGGTTCGTATCACTGGATGCAAGCTACCAATGGTCAGCTCAGCTTCAAAGAGAAAATTAAGTTAATTCAAAAAATTATGCTGCCAAGTGTTATGGCTTCTATAAAAATAAATTACTTTCGATTCAAAACTTCTCATGATTTTGATATCGATCAGATCGTAATACCAGATACTCAAATGGTTAAAGTCGCGCTTGATGAGCTCGAAGCTAAAGCAAATATATCTATCTACAATCATTCATGGCGAACCTATTTCTGGGGTGCTGCCCTAGGCAATATACAAAAACAGCAATTTGACCATGAATCACTTTTAATAGCCTCACTTTTTCATGATATTGGCTTAACTGAGCAACATATTCATAGTAAAGGTTGTAATTGTTTTACCTATGAGAGCGCCAAACAATTTGAGCTAAAGGCTAAAGAACATAGCTTTGATGAAAAGAAAAGTGAAGTTATTAGAGATGCTATCTGCTTACATATGAACGGCTATATAGATCATTCTGATCCAGCTGAAATTACGCTATTACAGCAAGGCGCATCCTGTGATGTGATTAGTGATGGTCTATATAAACTCCCCCTATCATTTAGAAATGAAATTTTAGAAAAATACCCTAGAAAACAATTTAATAAAGAATTTATTGAGCTTATTGATTTAGAGAGAAAAAGTGTCCCAAATTCACGAACTGCTTTATTATCTGAACTTGGTTTACCGCTTATGATTAAATCAAATTTTTTTAAAGAGTAG
- a CDS encoding MBL fold metallo-hydrolase: MKNGSFRLAIGLCTTIFMGMNTVNAAPEGEMKVTLLGTGTPIVNINRFGMSTLVEAGNQKLLFDVGRGAVIRLHQIQVPLRDINSIFFTHMHSDHLTGFPDLYASAPLPTDDGRSKAPISIYGPVGIDNFARGIEKAFTANNEIRLKGGETNEPATKISDHFLPQKGGVVYDKDGVKVTAFLVDHGHVEPAYGFRVDYAGHAVVLSGDTTYSSNLVKQAKGVDLLVHSLSIGSRELEKAYPDYVQHFYSYLANTEKLGQVLNETKPKDAVISHISLYSKGNIGRASEKEILSRVSENYTGKFLLGQDLMSFVINDKGVTRVAYDPNIRQFEPIKQN; the protein is encoded by the coding sequence ATGAAAAATGGAAGTTTTCGTTTAGCAATTGGTTTATGTACAACTATATTCATGGGAATGAATACTGTTAATGCCGCACCTGAGGGTGAAATGAAAGTCACTCTACTCGGAACAGGAACTCCGATTGTTAATATTAATAGATTCGGTATGAGTACTTTAGTTGAGGCTGGTAATCAAAAATTATTATTCGATGTAGGACGAGGTGCGGTTATTCGCCTTCACCAAATCCAAGTTCCTTTAAGAGATATTAATTCTATTTTCTTTACGCACATGCACTCAGATCATTTAACGGGCTTCCCCGATCTGTATGCATCAGCTCCATTACCGACTGATGATGGGCGTAGTAAAGCTCCAATTTCAATTTATGGGCCTGTTGGAATAGACAATTTTGCACGTGGAATTGAGAAAGCTTTCACCGCCAATAATGAAATTCGCTTAAAAGGTGGGGAAACAAACGAACCAGCTACTAAAATTAGTGATCACTTTTTACCGCAAAAAGGTGGTGTTGTTTATGATAAAGATGGGGTAAAGGTCACCGCTTTTCTGGTAGATCATGGTCATGTTGAGCCAGCTTATGGATTCCGTGTAGATTATGCTGGACATGCAGTTGTATTATCTGGTGATACAACTTATTCCTCAAATTTAGTTAAACAAGCGAAAGGTGTTGATTTATTGGTTCATAGTTTATCGATTGGTAGTCGTGAACTTGAAAAAGCTTATCCAGATTATGTACAACACTTCTATTCATATCTTGCGAATACTGAGAAATTAGGGCAAGTACTCAACGAAACCAAACCTAAAGATGCCGTAATTTCACATATTTCTTTATACAGTAAAGGCAATATTGGTAGAGCTAGTGAGAAAGAAATTCTTTCGAGAGTTAGCGAAAACTATACAGGTAAATTCTTATTAGGACAGGATCTAATGAGCTTCGTTATTAATGACAAGGGAGTTACACGAGTAGCATATGATCCGAATATTCGACAATTTGAACCTATCAAACAAAATTGA
- a CDS encoding NUDIX hydrolase, producing the protein MNDSVKWLETLNKITGIAQTGLHYSKDVYDKERYEQLLGHIEYLLELKEIKTENFINNVLQDVGYATPKLDVRAVVFKENKLLLAKEIGDGRWSVPGGWADVGYSASENAEKEVIEETGLRVKAIKLLALTDRTKHPHPPMFLHVYKAFFWCEIIDGELTPSIETPEVGFFGRDELPPISTARVTEEQIQQFFDYLESIPDVTKFD; encoded by the coding sequence ATGAATGACTCAGTTAAGTGGTTAGAAACTTTAAATAAAATTACTGGTATTGCTCAAACAGGTTTGCATTACTCAAAAGATGTTTATGACAAAGAACGTTATGAACAACTCTTAGGTCATATTGAATATTTATTAGAATTAAAAGAAATCAAAACAGAAAATTTTATTAATAATGTGCTCCAAGATGTAGGTTATGCTACTCCAAAACTAGATGTTAGAGCAGTTGTTTTTAAAGAAAATAAATTATTATTAGCAAAAGAAATTGGAGATGGGCGATGGTCTGTTCCGGGTGGATGGGCTGACGTAGGTTACTCAGCATCGGAAAATGCTGAAAAAGAAGTTATAGAAGAGACAGGTCTACGAGTTAAGGCGATTAAGTTATTGGCTTTAACAGATAGAACTAAGCACCCACATCCTCCAATGTTTTTACATGTGTATAAGGCTTTCTTCTGGTGTGAAATTATTGATGGTGAACTGACACCAAGTATTGAAACACCCGAAGTTGGATTCTTTGGTAGAGATGAGTTACCGCCTATTTCTACAGCACGTGTAACAGAAGAACAAATACAGCAATTCTTTGATTATTTAGAGTCAATACCAGACGTTACTAAGTTTGATTAA
- a CDS encoding MFS transporter, translating into MSSSHSNDRLPIVPLLILAMGAFVTILTEALPAGLLPQLALGLNISESLAGQTITIYAIGSLLTAIPLMDATQSIRRKPLLLIALAGFALTNLITTLSTSYLLIMVARFLAGVSAGLLWALLAGYATRMASEHLKGRAIAIAMLGTPLALSLGVPAGTYLGQLFGWRMAFGVMSIFAIILVVWGSLTLPDFTGQAKDKHISLKQVFILPGVRPILFTVLSFVLAHNLLYTYIAPFLTLADLAKNTDIILLIFGCLSLFSIFITGVLIDQHSRLLTLTSIILFGFSALLLAVMGSYAIPVYVAIAIWGIAFGGAATLFQTALAKTTNDMADIAQSILVTVWNIAIAGGGIIGGFLLSSFGVSSFPLILLILLSITFIVVWRAKQYGFR; encoded by the coding sequence ATGAGCAGCTCACATTCAAATGATCGGTTGCCTATTGTTCCTTTACTCATTCTCGCTATGGGAGCGTTTGTTACGATCTTGACAGAAGCTTTACCTGCGGGGCTATTACCTCAATTAGCTTTAGGTTTAAATATCTCTGAATCCTTAGCGGGACAAACAATCACGATATATGCAATTGGTTCGTTATTAACAGCCATTCCATTAATGGATGCGACTCAAAGTATTCGACGTAAACCTCTGTTACTCATTGCTCTAGCGGGTTTTGCTCTCACAAATTTAATTACAACGTTATCTACCAGTTATCTTTTAATAATGGTTGCCCGATTTTTGGCAGGTGTTTCGGCGGGCTTACTTTGGGCGTTGCTCGCTGGATATGCAACGCGAATGGCGTCAGAACACTTAAAAGGGCGTGCGATCGCGATAGCAATGTTAGGAACACCATTAGCTTTGTCTCTAGGTGTGCCAGCAGGGACTTACCTTGGTCAACTGTTCGGTTGGCGAATGGCTTTTGGTGTTATGAGTATTTTTGCAATTATTTTAGTGGTGTGGGGAAGTCTCACACTACCTGACTTTACGGGGCAGGCTAAAGATAAACACATCTCTTTAAAACAGGTGTTCATTTTACCCGGTGTCAGACCCATATTATTTACGGTTCTAAGCTTTGTGCTTGCCCATAATCTGCTATATACCTACATCGCTCCGTTTTTAACACTTGCTGACTTAGCTAAAAATACGGACATTATTTTACTCATATTCGGCTGTTTATCATTATTCAGTATCTTCATTACAGGTGTGTTGATTGACCAACATTCACGATTATTAACACTTACTAGCATCATATTATTTGGCTTTTCCGCTCTTTTACTTGCTGTTATGGGGAGTTATGCGATTCCTGTTTATGTGGCAATTGCAATTTGGGGCATTGCGTTTGGTGGCGCTGCGACATTATTTCAAACTGCCTTGGCGAAAACAACAAATGATATGGCTGATATTGCTCAATCGATATTAGTGACTGTTTGGAATATCGCGATTGCTGGTGGGGGAATTATTGGTGGCTTTTTACTCAGTAGTTTCGGGGTGAGTTCTTTCCCTCTAATACTTTTAATATTGTTATCGATTACATTTATTGTCGTTTGGCGGGCGAAGCAATATGGGTTTCGCTAA
- a CDS encoding serine hydrolase domain-containing protein, giving the protein MISKESVSNNGVPSISLSLVQNVVQKAIANNQLVGAAVIVAQDGTVIHHEALGLSNREQSISMTMDTVFRLASVSKVIVSTAALVLVAQNKLNLDEAIHHQLPFFQPKLENGKFVPITLRQLLSHTAGLGYRFLEPDNGGAYSQVGVSDGMDSSNISLEENVRRIANVPLLYEPGKGWGYSLAIDVLGALIEKVYGKPLDQAVKELVTDRLKMNNTGFAVPDNQHVATAYVSDSPEPHVLLEEEVVSPFEGCVGINFSPRRIFNSQAFFSGGAGMAGTVEDFFSLLEALRQGDSLFLPPELIDEMTKDQTGGYELPNAPGFGFGLGFSVLRNAQQALSPESEGTWRWGGAYGHSWFVDKKHNLTVIAFTNTLYEGMSGKFVTDLRDAVYKAIGVVE; this is encoded by the coding sequence ATGATTTCTAAAGAGTCTGTATCAAATAACGGCGTACCATCGATCTCTTTAAGCCTCGTTCAAAATGTAGTTCAAAAAGCTATAGCCAATAACCAGTTAGTCGGCGCTGCGGTTATTGTGGCTCAAGATGGGACAGTTATACACCATGAAGCATTAGGGCTATCTAACCGAGAACAATCAATATCTATGACTATGGACACTGTCTTTCGCTTAGCGTCAGTAAGTAAGGTCATTGTTTCAACGGCTGCTTTAGTTTTAGTTGCGCAAAATAAACTGAATTTAGATGAAGCCATTCACCACCAATTGCCATTTTTTCAGCCTAAATTAGAAAATGGAAAGTTTGTTCCAATTACTCTACGTCAACTTCTTAGTCATACGGCAGGCTTGGGCTATCGGTTTCTTGAACCAGATAACGGTGGCGCATATTCGCAGGTAGGTGTATCTGATGGCATGGATTCATCCAATATTAGTTTAGAAGAAAATGTACGTCGAATTGCTAACGTACCTTTACTCTATGAACCAGGGAAAGGATGGGGATATTCTTTGGCAATCGATGTATTAGGCGCATTAATTGAAAAAGTATATGGCAAGCCTTTAGATCAAGCAGTTAAAGAATTAGTCACTGATCGATTGAAAATGAACAACACTGGTTTCGCTGTACCAGATAATCAACATGTAGCAACTGCTTATGTAAGTGATAGCCCTGAACCGCATGTTTTATTAGAAGAAGAGGTTGTTTCACCATTTGAAGGATGTGTGGGAATTAATTTTAGTCCTCGCCGTATTTTTAATTCGCAAGCATTTTTCTCAGGTGGCGCAGGAATGGCCGGAACCGTTGAGGATTTTTTTAGCTTATTAGAAGCTCTTCGTCAGGGAGACTCATTATTTTTACCCCCTGAATTAATTGATGAAATGACAAAAGACCAAACGGGTGGTTATGAGTTACCAAATGCGCCGGGCTTTGGTTTTGGTCTCGGATTTTCAGTACTCAGAAACGCTCAGCAAGCACTATCACCAGAGTCAGAAGGGACATGGCGTTGGGGAGGAGCCTACGGTCATTCATGGTTTGTTGATAAAAAACATAATCTGACTGTGATTGCATTTACAAACACGCTTTATGAAGGCATGTCTGGAAAGTTTGTTACAGACTTACGTGATGCAGTTTATAAAGCGATAGGAGTTGTCGAATGA
- a CDS encoding LysR family transcriptional regulator has translation MDSLNGFTVFVKIAETGSIVAAGRSLGISASAVGKSLIRLEEKIGVRLFHRNTRSINLTAEGILFLERSRRILAEIEAAEMELSQAIKSPKGRLRVSLPLVSSLVLPVLGDFMQEYPEIELDLDFADRLVDVIEEGFDAVVRTGTPTDSRLKALKLGTFKQLLVASPAYLIQRGTPIIPADLLEHSCLHYRFSHSGKLEKWPLKTTENEPDLQLPISMICNNIETRVCFALKGRGIACLPDFSIKELLSTNQLVQVLPEFTDGTGVFNVLWPASKHPSPKVRAFVNFLSERMFEK, from the coding sequence ATGGATAGCCTGAATGGATTTACCGTATTCGTTAAAATCGCTGAGACTGGAAGTATTGTGGCAGCGGGGCGTTCATTAGGAATCTCAGCTTCTGCTGTTGGTAAAAGCTTGATTCGCCTTGAAGAAAAAATTGGTGTACGACTTTTTCATCGTAATACACGTAGTATTAATCTGACTGCTGAAGGAATATTATTTTTAGAGCGTAGTCGACGCATACTGGCTGAAATTGAAGCAGCGGAAATGGAATTATCGCAAGCGATCAAATCTCCCAAAGGACGGTTACGTGTAAGTTTACCCTTAGTGAGTTCACTGGTATTACCTGTACTGGGTGACTTTATGCAGGAATATCCAGAAATAGAATTAGACCTTGATTTTGCAGACCGCTTGGTCGATGTGATTGAAGAAGGATTTGATGCTGTTGTTCGGACAGGTACTCCAACAGATTCACGCTTAAAAGCCTTGAAACTGGGGACTTTCAAACAATTACTGGTTGCCTCTCCAGCGTATTTGATTCAACGTGGAACTCCGATAATACCTGCTGACTTATTAGAACACTCTTGTTTACATTATCGATTTTCTCATAGCGGCAAACTTGAGAAATGGCCCTTAAAAACAACTGAAAACGAGCCGGACCTACAACTGCCGATATCAATGATTTGTAATAATATTGAGACACGAGTTTGTTTTGCACTAAAAGGTCGAGGAATTGCTTGCCTACCTGACTTTTCTATTAAAGAATTGTTGAGTACCAACCAACTAGTTCAAGTATTACCCGAGTTTACAGATGGAACTGGCGTATTTAATGTACTCTGGCCTGCAAGTAAACATCCCTCTCCGAAAGTTCGAGCATTTGTTAATTTCTTATCTGAACGTATGTTTGAAAAATAA
- a CDS encoding TetR/AcrR family transcriptional regulator yields MAGRPREFDREEALVKARDFFWLHGYEGTSMSDLVEVLGIASARIYKAFGSKEALFREAVNHYENNEGNFALTALKQKNIKDAINQLFQDALALYTQTNHSYGCMVVSAASVLGEENQAVLEWMKAQRIARGQSLVERFVQAKLDGQLVADADPKTLGQYYALVLHGLSIQARDGYTKEELSQVIHFALKNLDQYVVSI; encoded by the coding sequence ATGGCTGGCAGACCAAGAGAGTTTGATCGAGAAGAAGCCCTCGTAAAAGCGAGAGATTTTTTCTGGCTTCATGGCTATGAAGGCACATCAATGTCAGATTTAGTTGAAGTTTTGGGGATTGCCTCAGCTCGAATTTATAAAGCATTTGGCTCAAAAGAAGCCTTGTTTAGAGAGGCTGTAAATCACTATGAAAACAACGAAGGTAATTTCGCTCTAACCGCTTTAAAGCAAAAAAATATTAAGGATGCAATAAACCAATTATTTCAAGATGCACTAGCGCTTTACACGCAAACCAACCATTCATATGGGTGCATGGTCGTGTCAGCAGCGAGCGTGCTAGGTGAAGAAAATCAAGCTGTTTTGGAATGGATGAAAGCACAGCGTATTGCGCGGGGCCAAAGTCTGGTCGAACGATTTGTTCAAGCAAAATTAGATGGTCAATTGGTCGCAGATGCAGACCCTAAAACTTTAGGGCAATATTACGCGCTCGTTCTCCATGGGCTATCTATTCAAGCAAGAGATGGGTATACCAAAGAAGAGCTGTCTCAAGTGATTCATTTTGCATTAAAAAATCTAGATCAATATGTTGTAAGCATTTAA
- a CDS encoding sugar phosphate isomerase/epimerase family protein: protein MKTIKGPSIHLAQFSDDVFPFNRLDDIAAWVSGQGFEAVQLPAWDKRLFDVNLAAESQDYCDEILGTLNNHGLKISELTTHIFGQLMAVHPAYDSMCDNFAPSHLHGNSTARTEWAKQQMLASIQASARLGLKDMGTFSGSLAWPYVFPFPQRPSGLIETAFDELARRWLPILNACDEQDVNLCYEIHPGEDLHDGITFEMFLERTHNHPRCHILFDPSHFVLQQLNYVEYIDIYKDFIRMFHVKDAEFNPTGRQGMYSGYQSWGNRAGRFRSTGDGQVDFKAIFSKLAHYDYEGWATLEWECCLKNKDDGAREGAEFIKQNIIHVTDKVFDDFAAAPVNQTQINQLLGI, encoded by the coding sequence ATGAAAACCATCAAAGGTCCTAGTATTCATCTTGCTCAATTTAGCGATGATGTTTTCCCTTTTAACCGCCTAGACGATATTGCTGCTTGGGTATCAGGCCAAGGCTTTGAAGCGGTACAACTTCCTGCTTGGGATAAGCGTTTATTTGATGTCAATTTGGCAGCAGAAAGCCAAGATTATTGCGATGAAATATTAGGTACTTTAAACAATCATGGTTTAAAAATTAGTGAGTTAACGACTCATATTTTTGGGCAGTTAATGGCTGTTCACCCTGCTTATGATTCAATGTGCGATAACTTCGCCCCATCTCATTTACATGGCAATTCAACAGCTAGAACCGAGTGGGCAAAGCAACAAATGCTCGCGTCAATTCAAGCCTCTGCCCGCTTAGGCCTTAAAGACATGGGGACATTTTCTGGCTCGCTAGCATGGCCTTATGTATTTCCATTTCCTCAAAGACCGTCTGGACTCATCGAAACGGCGTTTGATGAATTAGCGCGTCGTTGGCTTCCGATTTTGAATGCTTGTGATGAACAAGATGTCAACCTTTGCTATGAAATTCACCCCGGTGAAGATTTGCATGACGGCATTACATTTGAAATGTTTTTAGAGCGAACCCACAACCACCCACGTTGCCATATTCTTTTTGACCCAAGCCATTTTGTTTTGCAGCAACTGAACTATGTGGAATATATCGATATCTATAAAGATTTCATTCGCATGTTTCATGTTAAAGATGCCGAATTTAATCCAACGGGCCGCCAAGGAATGTATAGCGGCTATCAAAGCTGGGGAAATCGAGCGGGTCGATTCCGTTCTACGGGTGATGGTCAAGTTGACTTTAAAGCAATTTTTTCAAAGTTAGCGCATTACGACTACGAAGGCTGGGCCACATTAGAGTGGGAATGTTGCCTCAAAAATAAAGACGATGGTGCACGCGAAGGCGCCGAATTCATTAAGCAAAATATTATTCATGTCACCGATAAAGTGTTTGATGACTTTGCTGCTGCCCCTGTGAATCAGACTCAAATTAATCAGTTATTAGGTATTTAA